In a single window of the Trichoderma breve strain T069 chromosome 6, whole genome shotgun sequence genome:
- a CDS encoding amino acid permease domain-containing protein, which translates to MIEAAPPAVIHDAPTDSKTHDVEGVVEETADTRVLTKLGYKPVLHRTFNLFHNFSTTFAALYFIGGVRVTFSTGIAAGGNLAYWTSFIVTCVFSFISAAVIAEICSSLPLAGSIYLWAAEAGGPRYGRLLGYIVAWWSTTAWTTFCASNTQGAVNYMLSEIVVFNLDFPSDPSDVKFRAVQWICTEVLLALAAIWNLLPPKYFKWIFYLSTGFVLLDFILNMIWLPIGTVRTIGFRSAHDAFMTTYNGTGASPGWNWCLSYLATAGILIGYDASGHVAEETRNASVTAARGIFWSTVVSGLGGFVVVILFLFCTPDPDTLFSYGSVQPFVPLYAVILGQGGHIFMNVVCIVALWFNTAIAVLAASRLVFAVARDGVLPWSSWVSKVVDGQPRNAVIVVWVVASIITCTILPSSVAFTSLVSAAGVPSAAAYGLICLGRLFLTPKTFPKPAWSLGRWSKPFQAISVLWNGWVVAVLYSPYVFPVTGDTFNYAPVIMGAVTIFAIVSWWIIPEDRWLPSQRIKEQLLAGESADEE; encoded by the exons ATGATTGAAGCAGCGCCCCCCGCCGTCATACACGATGCGCCTACCGACTCAAAGACCCACGACGTTGAAGGTGTCGTCGAAGAAACCGCGGATACCCGCGTTTTA ACGAAACTCGGATACAAGCCC GTGCTTCATAGAACATTCAACTTGTTTCACAATTTTTCAACCACCTTCG CTGCATTGTACTTCATCGGCGGTGTCCGCGTCACCTTTTCAACCGGCATCGCCGCCGGCGGCAATCTCGCCTACTG GACAAGCTTCATCGTGACCTGcgtcttcagcttcatcagcgccgccgtcatcgccgAGATTTGCTCGTCGCTGCCGCTTGCTGGGTCCATCTACCTCTGGGCGGCTGAGGCTGGCGGGCCTCGATATGGACGCCTGTTGGGCTACATTGTTGCATGGTGGAGTACCACTGCTTGGACGACTTTCTGTGCAA GCAACACACAGGGAGCTGTTAATTATATGCTGTCG GAAATTGTTGTCTTTAATCTTGATTTCCCTTCAGATCCCTCCGATGTCAAGTTCCGTGCCGTCCAGTGGATTTGCACCGAAGTCCTCCTCGCTCTCGCAGCGATCTGGAATCTTTTACCCC CTAAATACTTCAAATGGATCTTCTATCTCTCCACTGGCTTTGTCCTCCTCGACTTCATCCTAAACATGATCTGGCTGCCCATCGGCACCGTCCGCACGATTGGCTTCCGCTCTGCACATGATGCTTTTATGACTACTTATAATGGCACTGGCGCTTCTCCTGGCTGGAACTGGTGCCTCTCATATCTCGCCACTGCCGGCATCCTCATCGGCTATGATGCTTCTGGCCATGTCGCCGAGGAGACGCGCAATGCCAGTGTGACTGCGGCCAGGGGCATCTTCTGGAGCACCGTCGTCAGCGGGCTTGGCGGCTTCGTCGTTGTGatcctctttctcttctgcacC CCTGACCCCGATACACTTTTTTCCTACGGAAGTGTGCAGCCATTCGTGCCGCTATACGCCGTGATTCTTGGGCAAGGCGGCCACATCTTCATGAACGTAGTCTGCATTGTCGCCCTGTGGTTT AATACCGCCATCGCCGTCCTTGCTGCGTCACGCCTCGTCTTTGCCGTCGCCCGAGACGGTGTCCTCCCCTGGTCATCCTGGGTCTCCAAGGTTGTCGACGGCCAGCCGCGcaacgccgtcatcgtcgtctggGTCGTTGCCTCCATCATAACTTGCACTATCCTGCCCTCTTCCGTGGCTTTTACCTCTCTCGTTTCCGCCGCCGGTGTTCCTTCAGCCGCAGCTTACGGGCTTATCTGCCTCGGCCGGCTCTTCCTCACACCAAAGACATTCCCCAAGCCAGCATGGAGCCTTGGCCGTTGGAGCAAGCCCTTTCAGGCAATTTCCGTTCTGTGGAACGGCTGGGTCGTCGCCGTACTTTACTCGCCGTATGTGTTCCCTGTCACGGGCGATACCTTTAACTATGCGCCCGTCATCATGGGTGCCGTAaccatctttgccattgtgTCGTGGTGGATCATTCCGGAGGATAGGTGGCTGCCCAGTCAGCGCATAAaggagcagctgctggcagGAGAGTCAGCCGATGAAGAATGA